One Gemmatimonadota bacterium DNA window includes the following coding sequences:
- a CDS encoding acetamidase/formamidase family protein, with protein MRTLTSFAVGLAKATSVATSVAISAPVAVAVTVSAGAVLTPRATAAQQPNVHVLEAGPTTVAWGYYWSEAPPVLRIASGDIVEMSTFLTSSPTRLERAGIPPDEVEPALRAVYDQVTERGPGGHILTGPVYVEGAEPGDVLEVRILSVEMSLAYGYNGCSGYIRDLCEGVGMKIVWLDRDENTAEFLPGVTVPLAPFFGSMGVAPPPDAGRWSSVPPWIHAGNIDNKEMVAGTTLFIPVHVAGALFEAGDGHAAQGDGEVDQTGIETSLRGRFQLIVRKDMSLEWPRGETPTHHIAMGTHEDLAEATRIAIRQAIALLGDVYDIAPGDAYQLVSVACDLRITQLVDRKVGVHVMIPKSLFQAR; from the coding sequence ATGAGGACGCTCACCTCGTTCGCGGTGGGCCTCGCCAAGGCGACCTCGGTGGCGACCTCGGTGGCGATCTCGGCGCCGGTCGCGGTGGCGGTCACGGTCTCCGCCGGGGCGGTACTCACGCCGCGCGCCACGGCAGCACAACAACCCAACGTTCATGTGCTCGAGGCCGGCCCGACAACCGTGGCGTGGGGCTACTACTGGTCGGAGGCTCCGCCGGTGCTCCGGATCGCATCAGGAGACATCGTCGAGATGTCGACCTTCCTGACATCGAGCCCTACCCGGCTGGAACGCGCCGGCATACCGCCCGATGAAGTCGAGCCCGCGTTGCGCGCCGTGTACGATCAGGTGACGGAGAGGGGCCCTGGCGGGCACATCCTCACCGGACCTGTCTATGTGGAAGGAGCCGAGCCGGGTGACGTGCTCGAGGTGCGCATCCTGAGCGTCGAGATGTCGCTCGCGTACGGGTACAACGGCTGCAGCGGCTACATCCGCGATCTGTGTGAGGGGGTGGGCATGAAGATCGTCTGGCTCGACCGCGACGAGAATACCGCGGAGTTCCTGCCGGGGGTCACCGTCCCACTCGCGCCGTTCTTCGGCAGCATGGGCGTGGCGCCTCCTCCGGACGCGGGCCGGTGGAGCAGCGTGCCTCCCTGGATTCACGCGGGCAACATCGACAACAAGGAGATGGTGGCGGGCACGACGCTGTTCATCCCGGTCCACGTGGCCGGAGCACTCTTCGAGGCCGGCGACGGACACGCGGCCCAGGGAGACGGAGAGGTCGATCAGACCGGCATCGAGACTTCGCTGCGCGGACGCTTCCAGCTCATCGTGCGCAAGGACATGTCGCTCGAATGGCCGCGGGGTGAGACTCCGACGCACCATATCGCCATGGGCACCCACGAAGACCTGGCGGAAGCGACCCGAATTGCGATCCGACAGGCCATCGCGCTACTGGGTGACGTGTACGACATCGCGCCCGGAGACGCTTATCAGTTGGTGAGCGTGGCATGCGACCTGCGCATCACGCAGTTGGTGGACAGGAAGGTGGGGGTCCACGTGATGATCCCGAAGTCGCTGTTTCAGGCGCGCTAG